One region of Vibrio marisflavi CECT 7928 genomic DNA includes:
- the sthA gene encoding Si-specific NAD(P)(+) transhydrogenase, protein MAQTTHFDVIVIGSGPGGEGAAMGLTKAGLNVAIIEKESSVGGGCTHWGTIPSKSLRHAVSRIIEFNSNPLFCQNNTSLHTTFSNILSHAKTVIDKQTRLRQGFYDRNQCTLLFGTANFVDTHTVCVTQADSSSELYTADKFVIATGSRPYQPKDVDFDHDRIYDSDSILSLEHDPRHIIIYGAGVIGCEYASIFRGLGVKTDLINTRDRLLSFLDNETSDALSYHFWNSGVVIRNDETYAKIEGTDDGVVIHLESGKKMRADCLLYANGRTGNTDKLSLEVVGLQPDSRGQVSVNSNYQTDIDHIYAVGDVIGYPSLASAAYDQGRFVAQAITQGQAQGHLIDDIPTGIYTIPEISSVGKTEQELTAAKIPYEVGRSSFKHLARAQIAGKDIGSLKILFHRETKEILGIHCFGERAAEIIHIGQAIMEQKGEANTIEYFVNTTFNYPTMAEAYRVAALNGLNRLF, encoded by the coding sequence ATGGCACAGACTACTCACTTTGATGTAATTGTGATTGGCAGTGGGCCTGGTGGTGAAGGTGCTGCCATGGGGTTAACGAAAGCCGGACTCAATGTTGCCATTATCGAAAAAGAATCCAGTGTCGGTGGCGGCTGTACTCACTGGGGCACCATCCCCTCGAAGTCTCTTCGACACGCAGTCAGTCGAATCATAGAATTCAACAGCAACCCTCTTTTTTGCCAAAACAATACCAGCCTACACACGACCTTCTCGAACATTCTCAGTCACGCTAAAACGGTTATCGATAAGCAAACAAGGTTGCGTCAAGGGTTTTACGATCGGAACCAGTGCACCTTGCTGTTTGGGACTGCGAACTTTGTCGATACACATACCGTTTGTGTCACTCAAGCTGATTCAAGCTCAGAGTTATATACCGCTGATAAGTTTGTAATTGCGACAGGCTCTCGCCCATACCAGCCGAAAGATGTCGATTTTGACCACGACAGAATTTACGATAGCGACTCCATCTTGAGCCTCGAACATGACCCAAGGCATATCATCATCTACGGCGCTGGCGTAATTGGCTGTGAATATGCGTCGATATTCCGAGGCCTTGGCGTGAAAACAGATCTCATCAACACTCGAGATCGATTGCTATCCTTCTTAGACAACGAAACATCAGATGCACTGTCCTATCACTTTTGGAATAGTGGTGTAGTTATTCGCAACGATGAAACCTACGCAAAAATTGAAGGCACTGATGACGGCGTTGTTATCCATTTGGAGTCTGGCAAAAAGATGCGTGCAGATTGCTTGCTTTACGCGAACGGCCGAACGGGTAACACTGATAAGCTGAGCCTAGAGGTAGTTGGCTTGCAGCCTGATTCAAGGGGACAAGTTTCAGTAAATAGCAATTACCAAACGGATATCGACCATATCTACGCTGTGGGCGATGTGATTGGCTACCCTAGCCTTGCGAGTGCTGCTTACGATCAAGGCCGTTTTGTGGCGCAAGCGATTACACAAGGCCAAGCGCAAGGTCACCTGATTGATGATATTCCTACTGGCATTTATACCATTCCTGAAATTAGCTCTGTTGGAAAAACCGAACAAGAGCTTACCGCTGCCAAAATACCTTATGAGGTAGGCCGCTCTTCATTTAAGCACTTAGCACGTGCGCAAATTGCAGGCAAAGATATCGGGAGTTTGAAGATACTGTTTCACCGTGAAACTAAAGAGATTTTGGGTATACACTGCTTTGGTGAACGTGCCGCAGAAATTATTCACATTGGCCAAGCCATTATGGAACAAAAAGGTGAAGCTAATACCATTGAGTATTTTGTAAATACTACCTTTAACTACCCTACGATGGCCGAAGCCTATCGGGTTGCTGCGCTTAATGGCTTAAATCGACTGTTCTAA
- the fabR gene encoding HTH-type transcriptional repressor FabR, with protein MGIRAQQKEKTRRSLIDAAFNQLSADRSFSNLSLREVSREAGIAPTSFYRHFKDMDELGLTMVDEGGLILRQLMRQARQRIVKGGSVIKTSVDTFMEFIECQPNVFRLLLRERSGTTFAFRSAVAREIQHFSAELAEFLISSGMGRDEATIQAEASVTLVFSSGAEALDLNKSEREELADRLILQLRMIAKGAYWYRKERERNRLRGIKIDVERKHPS; from the coding sequence ATGGGAATAAGAGCACAGCAAAAAGAGAAGACTCGACGATCGCTCATTGATGCCGCATTCAATCAGCTTAGTGCAGATAGAAGCTTTTCAAATCTTAGTCTTCGGGAGGTTTCTCGAGAAGCCGGGATTGCGCCTACTTCTTTTTATCGTCACTTCAAAGATATGGATGAACTTGGTTTAACCATGGTCGATGAAGGTGGATTGATATTGCGACAGCTTATGCGTCAGGCTAGACAAAGGATCGTCAAAGGGGGCAGTGTAATAAAAACGTCCGTAGACACGTTTATGGAGTTTATTGAATGCCAGCCGAATGTGTTTCGTTTACTCTTACGTGAGCGCTCGGGAACCACTTTTGCGTTTCGTAGCGCGGTTGCTCGTGAAATCCAGCACTTTTCAGCAGAGCTTGCAGAGTTCTTGATTAGTTCTGGAATGGGTAGGGATGAAGCAACAATTCAAGCAGAAGCTTCTGTAACCTTAGTATTTAGCTCTGGAGCAGAAGCATTAGATTTAAATAAGTCAGAACGAGAAGAGTTGGCGGATAGGTTGATATTACAATTGCGCATGATCGCGAAAGGTGCGTATTGGTATCGTAAAGAACGTGAACGTAATCGATTAAGAGGAATTAAAATTGATGTCGAACGAAAACACCCCAGTTAA
- a CDS encoding YijD family membrane protein: MSNENTPVNRGSEKKTLVLALIAGLCGDAILSSMTMSEVHFSIFPWIAIVLALQALYQEYLKNPVSEDIPLLGLACFLVGAFGHAAFIKAQYPNEGSNFLAIIISLVLILWIGYKLGFLSHKKKEEVE; the protein is encoded by the coding sequence ATGTCGAACGAAAACACCCCAGTTAATCGTGGTTCAGAGAAGAAGACATTAGTACTGGCGTTAATTGCTGGTTTATGTGGTGACGCTATTTTGTCTTCAATGACAATGAGTGAAGTGCATTTCTCTATATTTCCATGGATTGCCATAGTGCTAGCGTTGCAAGCACTTTACCAAGAGTATCTAAAGAACCCCGTTTCTGAAGATATTCCTTTATTAGGGCTGGCTTGCTTTTTGGTGGGTGCCTTTGGGCATGCTGCTTTCATCAAAGCTCAGTATCCGAATGAAGGGTCGAACTTTTTGGCCATCATCATATCTTTAGTCTTAATACTCTGGATAGGCTACAAGCTTGGTTTCTTATCCCATAAGAAAAAAGAAGAAGTTGAATAG
- the trmA gene encoding tRNA (uridine(54)-C5)-methyltransferase TrmA, protein MATPEMTPENYVIQLEEKKQRMQAMFAPFSAPEVEAFESPIQHYRMRAEFRVWHEGEDLYYVMFNQETREKYRVDQFPTASLLINQLMPVLIEELKPNKSLRHKLFQVDFLSTLSGEILVSLLYHKQLDEEWNEQAKQLKSKLVEKGFNLNLIGRARKMKVVLDKDYVVESLNVFGKEYIYQQVENSFTQPNGKVAEKMLEWAVDCTKDSQGDLLELYCGNGNFSLALAQNFDRVLATELAKPSVNSAQYNIAANKIDNVQIIRMSAEEFTEAMEGKREFRRLKQAGVDLKSYNCQTIFVDPPRAGMDIDTCKMVQGYSRILYISCNPDTLLENLKVLGETHAITRFALFDQFPYTHHIEAGVLLERKA, encoded by the coding sequence ATGGCGACACCTGAAATGACACCAGAGAACTATGTAATTCAGCTTGAAGAGAAAAAGCAACGTATGCAAGCAATGTTCGCTCCTTTTTCTGCACCTGAGGTGGAAGCGTTTGAGTCTCCGATCCAGCACTATCGGATGCGCGCAGAGTTTCGTGTGTGGCATGAGGGTGAAGATCTTTACTACGTCATGTTCAATCAAGAGACGCGTGAAAAATATCGCGTTGATCAATTCCCCACTGCTAGCCTTCTTATTAATCAGCTAATGCCAGTATTAATTGAGGAGTTAAAGCCAAACAAAAGCTTGCGCCACAAGCTTTTCCAAGTGGACTTTTTATCGACCTTAAGTGGTGAAATACTTGTCTCCCTTCTTTACCACAAGCAGCTTGATGAAGAATGGAATGAGCAAGCCAAGCAGCTTAAGAGCAAGCTGGTAGAAAAAGGCTTCAACCTGAACCTTATCGGCCGAGCAAGGAAGATGAAGGTTGTGCTCGATAAAGATTATGTTGTCGAGTCTTTAAATGTTTTTGGCAAAGAGTACATTTACCAACAAGTAGAAAATAGCTTCACTCAGCCAAATGGTAAAGTTGCTGAGAAAATGCTGGAGTGGGCTGTAGATTGCACCAAAGATAGTCAAGGCGATTTACTCGAGCTGTATTGCGGTAACGGCAACTTCTCACTTGCACTGGCGCAAAACTTCGACCGTGTGCTAGCAACGGAGCTCGCCAAACCATCAGTAAACTCAGCTCAATACAATATTGCGGCAAACAAAATCGATAACGTGCAAATTATCAGAATGTCAGCAGAGGAATTTACTGAAGCGATGGAAGGCAAAAGAGAGTTTCGTCGCTTGAAGCAAGCTGGCGTGGATTTAAAAAGCTACAACTGCCAGACCATTTTTGTCGATCCACCGAGAGCGGGTATGGATATCGATACTTGTAAAATGGTTCAGGGCTACTCTCGCATTCTATATATTTCTTGTAACCCAGATACGTTGCTGGAGAACTTGAAAGTGTTAGGGGAAACACATGCTATCACTCGCTTTGCGCTGTTTGATCAGTTCCCATACACGCACCATATTGAAGCTGGGGTTTTGCTTGAGCGTAAAGCTTAA
- a CDS encoding TonB-dependent receptor domain-containing protein, translating into MNKSKLTVAVGSLLCVAPFTYANTDSVNQSISANQTMVVTANPFEDQVSDLIAPVEIITKQDINAIQAKSLTQVLQRLPGIQVSNSGGIGQNQSVFIRGRATKNILVLMNGVRIGSATSGAANLAAIPLSGVQRIEVLQGPEAAVYGSDAVAGVINIITTSGVDGSSSVSAGLGSYGLYNLSANTAATSDDNRAWLNISATHQAERGYNIQPNSTNPQDADDDGFNTQYLTVDTGIKKTDYLTLKANGYYQRQHTYYDTDGWVGSSDNSKADQYALGLVGQYKKELLSSTLTVATNQDSTEFLGGTSSSTISTNRYSTDWKNVYTLSKALALLGGAEWYQDKVENTSTQYTQNSRNNSAAYTGARIKKGKASSEVNVRFDDNSAYGNFTTYQLASGYRLTDATRLTGSYGTSFKAPTFNDLYWPDQYGYKGNPDLKPEKTTGGELAVESNLSLINVRLSAYHSLVKDMITSNGSTMVNVGEAAITGYEIVGKFQTGPIYNEVSYDYLDTEDKSSGNELAQRAKNSAKWNASYMLANWQLELSYLYQGKRYSDSANTELLDPYSLVDFATTYYVNDNLSVAGKIGNVFNTNYETVDGYATPGRNYYVSATYDF; encoded by the coding sequence ATGAACAAATCAAAACTGACGGTCGCAGTGGGATCGCTGTTATGCGTTGCGCCGTTTACCTACGCAAATACAGATTCTGTTAACCAGTCAATCTCGGCCAACCAGACCATGGTCGTTACTGCCAATCCTTTTGAAGACCAAGTGAGTGATCTGATTGCTCCGGTCGAAATCATTACCAAGCAAGATATTAATGCAATTCAAGCGAAGTCTTTGACGCAAGTTCTGCAACGGCTGCCGGGTATTCAAGTGTCGAATAGTGGCGGGATAGGGCAAAACCAATCCGTGTTTATCCGCGGACGAGCCACAAAAAATATTCTTGTGTTGATGAATGGTGTGCGTATAGGCAGCGCGACATCAGGGGCTGCAAATTTAGCCGCAATTCCATTGAGTGGCGTGCAAAGAATAGAAGTACTGCAAGGACCAGAGGCTGCTGTTTATGGTTCAGATGCGGTAGCTGGTGTCATTAATATCATCACAACCAGTGGCGTTGATGGCTCAAGCTCTGTTAGTGCAGGGTTAGGTAGCTACGGACTGTACAATCTTAGTGCTAATACTGCAGCAACAAGTGACGACAACCGAGCATGGTTAAACATCTCTGCAACCCATCAAGCAGAGCGTGGATATAATATTCAGCCTAACAGTACTAATCCGCAAGATGCAGATGATGACGGGTTTAATACTCAGTATCTGACCGTTGATACAGGAATTAAGAAAACCGATTATTTAACCTTAAAGGCTAATGGGTACTATCAAAGGCAGCATACCTATTATGACACAGATGGTTGGGTGGGTTCTTCTGACAATAGCAAAGCAGATCAATATGCGCTTGGACTTGTTGGACAGTATAAGAAAGAATTGCTGTCAAGCACGCTGACTGTTGCCACGAACCAAGACAGTACCGAGTTCTTGGGAGGAACATCTTCATCCACGATTAGTACGAATCGTTACTCAACTGACTGGAAAAACGTATATACGCTAAGTAAAGCTTTAGCATTGCTTGGGGGGGCAGAATGGTATCAGGATAAAGTTGAGAACACTTCAACTCAGTATACTCAAAATAGTCGTAATAACTCTGCCGCTTATACGGGTGCTCGAATCAAAAAGGGTAAGGCTTCATCAGAAGTGAATGTGCGCTTTGATGACAATAGCGCCTATGGTAACTTTACCACCTACCAACTGGCTTCGGGGTACAGGCTAACTGACGCAACACGCTTAACCGGAAGTTATGGTACCTCTTTTAAGGCACCTACTTTTAATGATCTCTACTGGCCAGATCAATATGGCTATAAGGGAAACCCAGACTTAAAACCAGAAAAAACAACCGGTGGAGAGCTTGCAGTCGAATCAAACTTAAGCCTCATCAACGTACGTTTATCTGCTTACCATAGCCTTGTAAAAGACATGATTACCAGTAATGGTTCGACGATGGTTAATGTCGGTGAGGCTGCGATCACTGGTTATGAGATAGTAGGAAAGTTTCAAACTGGTCCAATTTACAATGAAGTGTCTTACGACTATTTAGATACCGAAGACAAATCTTCAGGGAATGAGTTAGCACAAAGAGCAAAAAATAGCGCTAAGTGGAATGCTAGCTATATGTTAGCGAATTGGCAGCTTGAGCTAAGCTATCTTTATCAAGGAAAGAGATATAGTGATTCGGCTAACACTGAATTGCTCGACCCTTATTCGCTGGTGGATTTTGCGACCACTTATTATGTGAATGATAACTTATCCGTTGCTGGCAAAATCGGCAATGTTTTCAACACAAACTATGAAACAGTAGATGGTTACGCGACGCCTGGTCGTAATTACTATGTGAGTGCTACATACGATTTCTAG
- the murI gene encoding glutamate racemase: MNTSSTYNVLVFDSGVGGLSVFQEIQAMLPNLNYVYVFDNEAYPYGELSPEILLARVNQIVLQHTQKHQIDLVVIACNTASTIVLPKLREQLTIPVVGVVPAIKPASLLSNDSVALIATPATITRKYTKELVRDFANGKTVEMLGSTKLVDMAEQKLRGKAVDSQELSQLLEPICNRVDVAVLGCTHFPLIKEEIGQALGKGVTLVDSGEAIARRVKALILQLEATTKPAQRPHLIYSTAPTWQEGALNNSLHKLGFSPVKIFPIQGV; this comes from the coding sequence GTGAATACATCTTCAACATACAACGTTTTAGTTTTTGACTCTGGAGTCGGTGGCTTATCGGTATTTCAAGAAATACAAGCTATGCTTCCTAACTTGAACTACGTATATGTATTCGATAATGAAGCGTACCCATATGGAGAGCTCTCGCCAGAAATACTCTTAGCTAGAGTGAACCAAATTGTTTTGCAGCATACCCAAAAGCATCAAATCGATTTGGTAGTTATTGCTTGCAATACTGCCAGCACGATTGTTCTACCAAAACTTAGAGAACAATTGACTATCCCTGTAGTCGGAGTAGTTCCAGCGATTAAACCCGCTTCTCTTCTATCTAACGACTCAGTTGCATTAATTGCCACGCCTGCAACGATCACGAGGAAGTACACAAAAGAACTGGTTCGTGATTTTGCTAATGGAAAAACGGTAGAGATGCTGGGCTCGACGAAATTGGTTGATATGGCAGAACAGAAACTACGTGGTAAAGCCGTTGACTCTCAGGAGTTAAGTCAGTTGTTGGAGCCAATTTGTAATCGCGTTGATGTTGCTGTGTTGGGATGCACTCATTTTCCTCTAATCAAAGAGGAGATAGGACAAGCTTTAGGAAAAGGGGTTACGCTAGTGGACTCGGGTGAGGCAATTGCACGAAGGGTCAAAGCTTTGATTCTGCAATTAGAGGCGACAACAAAACCTGCTCAAAGGCCACACCTCATTTACAGTACCGCGCCAACTTGGCAAGAAGGCGCACTAAATAATTCTCTCCACAAACTTGGCTTTAGTCCTGTGAAGATATTTCCGATTCAGGGTGTTTAG
- a CDS encoding RNA recognition motif domain-containing protein, protein MNSNKSSLLIIALAIIGGIIFWQVYLPPAATFVIGVIAATFVLKLSCANGSSSSSSSASTKTLYVGNLPYKANESHVRELFAKHGEVFAVRLMKDKRTGKRRGFGFVVMASADINNAIDALNEQDYMQRTLKVRIANDPKHPESEISSQD, encoded by the coding sequence ATGAACTCAAATAAATCGTCTTTATTGATAATCGCTCTAGCTATAATTGGCGGCATTATATTCTGGCAGGTTTACTTACCTCCAGCAGCTACGTTCGTTATTGGTGTTATCGCTGCCACTTTTGTTCTTAAACTTTCTTGCGCCAATGGCAGTTCTAGCTCATCGAGCTCTGCATCCACAAAAACTCTGTATGTAGGCAACCTACCATACAAAGCAAATGAGTCTCACGTCAGAGAGCTATTTGCTAAACACGGAGAAGTCTTCGCTGTTCGTTTAATGAAAGATAAGCGTACGGGGAAAAGAAGAGGGTTCGGTTTCGTTGTGATGGCAAGCGCCGATATTAACAATGCTATCGATGCCTTAAATGAGCAGGATTATATGCAGAGAACATTAAAAGTTCGCATTGCCAATGATCCTAAACACCCTGAATCGGAAATATCTTCACAGGACTAA